In the genome of Telluria beijingensis, one region contains:
- a CDS encoding FlgO family outer membrane protein: MRALKLPACVLGLAVLLGGCALEPVNYTSVAANDFVAANYRAADALQAQLRGKLPGGQPVIMATLVNIDALEHSSMLGRVVSEQIATRLAQGGLPVLEMKLRNSVYLKRNQGELMLTRELGEVAGTHNAQAVVVGSYAETRDTIFINVKVIQPTTNLVLAGHDYVLAKQGTIRSMLAPD; encoded by the coding sequence ATGCGCGCATTGAAACTCCCCGCCTGTGTCCTGGGCCTGGCGGTGCTGCTGGGCGGCTGCGCCCTCGAACCCGTCAATTACACCTCGGTGGCCGCGAACGATTTCGTCGCCGCCAACTACCGCGCCGCCGATGCCCTGCAGGCCCAGTTGCGGGGCAAGCTGCCCGGCGGCCAGCCCGTGATCATGGCGACCCTGGTCAATATCGATGCGCTCGAGCACAGCTCGATGCTGGGCCGCGTGGTGTCGGAACAGATCGCCACCCGGCTGGCCCAGGGCGGCTTGCCGGTGCTGGAAATGAAGCTGCGCAACAGCGTCTACCTGAAGCGCAACCAGGGCGAACTGATGCTCACCCGCGAACTGGGCGAAGTGGCCGGCACGCACAATGCGCAGGCGGTCGTCGTAGGTTCGTATGCCGAGACACGCGACACCATCTTCATCAACGTCAAGGTGATCCAGCCGACGACCAACCTGGTGCTGGCGGGTCATGACTACGTGCTGGCGAAGCAGGGCACGATCCGTTCGATGCTGGCGCCGGACTGA
- a CDS encoding NAD(P)H-dependent flavin oxidoreductase: MQPYHPFLSQLGLEYPIVQAPMAGVGTPRLAAAVSNAGALGSLGIGASTAAQARAMIEETRALTDKPINVNVFCHAPARRDAALEAAWLSHLAPLFADTGAALPSSLDEIYRTFNDDEESFRVLLDLRPEIVSFHFGLPSGERLAALRAAGIHTMATATNLHEALLIEKAGLDAIVAQGIEAGGHRGMFDPDVRDERLSMAVLVRLLVKRTGLPVIAAGGIMDGAGIKAALDLGAAGAQLGTAFILSPESSANEAYRANLQSERAAVTALTAAVSGRPARGIVNRLIAHGASGTPAAYPVAYDAAKQLHAAASKAGDHEYAAHWAGQGAPLARALPAAELVETLVRELHASST, encoded by the coding sequence ATGCAACCTTATCACCCATTCCTGTCCCAGCTGGGGCTGGAGTATCCGATCGTGCAGGCGCCGATGGCGGGTGTCGGCACGCCCCGGCTGGCGGCGGCGGTGTCGAATGCCGGCGCACTCGGTTCGCTGGGCATCGGCGCGAGCACGGCTGCGCAGGCGCGCGCCATGATCGAAGAAACGCGGGCGCTGACGGACAAGCCGATCAACGTCAACGTGTTCTGCCACGCACCGGCCCGGCGCGACGCAGCACTCGAAGCGGCCTGGCTGTCCCATCTGGCGCCACTGTTCGCCGACACCGGCGCCGCGCTGCCCTCCTCGCTCGACGAAATCTATCGCACGTTCAACGATGACGAAGAGAGCTTCCGGGTGCTGCTCGACCTGCGTCCCGAGATCGTCAGCTTCCACTTCGGCCTGCCGTCAGGCGAGCGCCTGGCGGCCCTGCGCGCGGCCGGCATCCACACCATGGCGACGGCGACCAATCTGCACGAAGCGCTGCTGATCGAGAAAGCGGGACTGGATGCGATCGTGGCGCAAGGCATCGAGGCCGGCGGCCACCGCGGCATGTTCGACCCGGACGTGCGTGATGAGCGGCTGAGCATGGCGGTGCTGGTGCGTTTGCTGGTCAAGCGCACGGGATTGCCGGTGATCGCCGCCGGCGGCATCATGGACGGCGCCGGCATCAAGGCGGCATTGGACCTGGGCGCCGCCGGCGCGCAACTGGGCACGGCCTTCATCCTGAGCCCGGAATCGTCGGCCAACGAGGCCTACCGCGCCAACCTGCAGAGCGAACGCGCCGCCGTCACGGCGCTTACCGCGGCAGTCTCGGGACGGCCGGCGCGCGGCATTGTCAACCGCCTGATCGCGCACGGCGCCTCGGGCACCCCGGCCGCCTACCCGGTGGCCTACGACGCCGCCAAGCAGCTGCACGCCGCGGCGTCGAAAGCCGGCGACCATGAGTATGCGGCGCACTGGGCAGGTCAGGGCGCGCCGCTGGCGCGGGCACTGCCGGCGGCCGAGCTGGTGGAGACGCTGGTGCGCGAACTGCATGCAAGCTCCACCTGA
- a CDS encoding LysR substrate-binding domain-containing protein, with translation METESLRIFCAAAAELSVTQAAARLGRAPSNVTTRIQQLEADLGADLFVRVGKRIALSSAGEQFLSYAERLLALEDEARQVVSGGAQGGVLRIGSMESTAASRLPGVLAAYHLDHPLTRLVLSTGPSRQTIEQVRTGALDCAFAALPGDDGAELAAMGLQSMPVWVEELLLLLPPGEPATTDARLVEARSLAAFPQGCSYRRLAEEALGIAATPAWRVQEMNSYHAMVACVAAGACVTVLPASVLALAAAPSALTTLSLGRVDTCLVWREGFATPAFLDLVAQLRAA, from the coding sequence ATGGAAACTGAATCTTTACGGATTTTTTGTGCGGCGGCCGCGGAACTGAGCGTCACCCAGGCCGCCGCGCGGTTGGGGCGAGCGCCGTCGAACGTGACCACCCGCATCCAGCAGCTCGAAGCCGACCTCGGCGCCGACCTGTTCGTCCGCGTCGGTAAACGTATCGCACTGTCGAGCGCAGGAGAACAGTTCCTGTCCTATGCCGAAAGGCTGCTGGCGCTGGAGGACGAGGCGCGCCAGGTCGTCTCCGGCGGCGCGCAGGGCGGCGTCCTGCGCATCGGCAGCATGGAGAGCACGGCGGCCAGCCGGCTGCCAGGCGTGCTGGCCGCCTACCACCTCGATCACCCCCTCACGCGGCTGGTGCTCAGCACCGGTCCGTCTCGCCAGACCATCGAACAGGTCAGGACCGGCGCCCTCGATTGCGCATTCGCCGCCTTGCCCGGTGACGATGGCGCCGAGCTGGCTGCGATGGGATTGCAATCGATGCCGGTCTGGGTCGAGGAGCTGCTGTTGCTGCTGCCGCCCGGCGAGCCGGCGACCACTGATGCGCGTTTGGTAGAGGCGCGTTCGCTGGCCGCCTTCCCGCAGGGGTGCAGCTACCGTCGCCTGGCGGAGGAAGCGCTCGGCATCGCTGCAACCCCGGCCTGGCGCGTGCAAGAGATGAATTCGTATCACGCGATGGTCGCCTGCGTGGCTGCCGGCGCCTGCGTGACGGTGCTGCCCGCCAGCGTGCTGGCGCTGGCCGCTGCGCCGAGCGCGTTGACGACCCTGTCCCTGGGCCGGGTCGATACGTGTTTGGTATGGCGCGAAGGCTTCGCGACGCCGGCTTTCCTCGACCTCGTGGCGCAGTTAAGAGCAGCGTGA
- a CDS encoding 3',5'-nucleoside bisphosphate phosphatase, translating to MLKVDLHCHSTVSDGVLAPSDVAAYARKGGVDVWALTDHDEVSGIKAARKAAGELGMRFVAGVEISVTWANETVHVVGLQVDEDHPALVTGLAATRNGREQRAREMAAQLEQAGIPDAYEGALRYVANPDLMSRTHFARYLCEIGVCASTPEVFRRFLTEGRPGYVPHRWATLAEAMGWIVSAGGIPVIAHPGRYRFSETAEGILFDEFRQLGGKTIEVVTGSHTPDQYQVYAEKARRYGFMASRGTDFHAPGEARVEFAELPPLPSNLTPVWHDWF from the coding sequence ATGCTGAAAGTCGACCTGCACTGCCATTCCACCGTCTCCGACGGCGTACTCGCCCCTTCCGACGTGGCTGCCTATGCGCGCAAGGGCGGGGTCGACGTGTGGGCGCTCACCGATCACGATGAGGTCAGCGGCATCAAGGCTGCGCGCAAGGCTGCGGGCGAACTCGGCATGCGCTTCGTGGCTGGCGTGGAGATCTCGGTCACCTGGGCCAACGAGACGGTACACGTGGTCGGCCTGCAGGTCGACGAAGACCATCCGGCGCTGGTGACCGGCCTGGCCGCCACCCGCAATGGCCGCGAACAACGGGCGCGCGAGATGGCGGCCCAGCTGGAGCAGGCCGGCATTCCCGATGCCTACGAAGGCGCGCTGCGCTACGTCGCCAATCCCGACCTGATGTCGCGCACCCACTTCGCACGCTACCTGTGCGAGATCGGCGTGTGCGCTTCCACGCCCGAAGTGTTCCGCCGCTTCCTGACCGAGGGCCGGCCCGGCTATGTGCCGCACCGCTGGGCCACGCTGGCGGAGGCGATGGGGTGGATCGTCAGCGCGGGCGGCATTCCCGTCATCGCGCATCCGGGCCGCTACCGCTTCAGCGAGACGGCCGAGGGCATCCTGTTCGACGAGTTCCGCCAGCTGGGCGGCAAGACCATCGAGGTCGTCACCGGCAGCCATACGCCTGACCAGTACCAGGTCTATGCCGAGAAAGCGCGGCGCTACGGCTTCATGGCCTCACGCGGGACCGACTTCCATGCGCCGGGCGAGGCGCGGGTGGAGTTTGCCGAACTGCCGCCGCTGCCGTCGAACCTGACGCCGGTGTGGCATGACTGGTTTTAA
- a CDS encoding CopG family transcriptional regulator → MKLSTQQQKLPDSDKVTVNVGLVDLAQLDLLVEEGFYSNRTDFVRTAIRNQLQVHADAIRQTVTRKRYVMGMHRYGRRELEQVAASGEQLEIHVLGLAVIEDDVPASLAQETIASIQVLGAFIASPAVREALAGRLQSP, encoded by the coding sequence ATGAAGTTGAGCACCCAGCAACAGAAATTGCCCGATAGCGACAAAGTGACGGTCAACGTTGGCCTGGTCGACCTTGCCCAGCTCGACCTGCTGGTCGAAGAGGGTTTTTATTCGAACCGCACCGACTTCGTACGCACCGCGATCCGCAACCAGTTGCAGGTGCATGCGGACGCCATCCGCCAGACAGTAACCCGCAAGCGCTATGTGATGGGCATGCACCGCTATGGACGGCGCGAACTGGAGCAGGTCGCCGCAAGCGGTGAGCAGCTCGAGATCCACGTGCTCGGCCTGGCCGTGATCGAGGACGACGTACCGGCCAGCCTGGCGCAGGAAACGATCGCCTCGATCCAGGTGCTGGGCGCCTTCATCGCCTCGCCGGCCGTGCGCGAAGCGCTGGCCGGGCGCCTCCAATCCCCATGA
- a CDS encoding alpha/beta hydrolase family esterase produces the protein MKPFEQFIGQMMESARRVQARDPKAATDVIQQALAQAGLLAPQQKTGAPPPAPEFVDLNPPPAWSKPRPRPRPAPGADSGLPGRFIAGSHACEAGSRRYKLYVPAHLPAGRRPLIVMLHGCTQDPDDFATGTGMNALAEETGCLVLYPEQDGRANRSHCWNWFEPGHQARGAGEPGILAGMTRQVMKDHDAEPSQVFVAGMSAGGAMAAVLGAEYPELFAAIGVHSGLPAGSARDMISGLQAMKKPGRARSLREAVPIIVFHGDADHVVNAANGEAVLKQFVGAHAGLRATPLHASEDGASAGGRRSTRRTWRDEEGQVMAEHWTVHGAGHAWAGGNPAGSHTDALGPDASREMLRFFLNR, from the coding sequence ATGAAACCATTCGAACAATTCATCGGCCAGATGATGGAATCGGCGCGCCGCGTACAGGCGCGCGACCCGAAGGCCGCCACCGACGTCATCCAGCAGGCGCTGGCCCAGGCCGGCCTGCTGGCGCCGCAGCAAAAGACCGGTGCGCCGCCGCCTGCGCCGGAATTCGTCGACCTCAACCCCCCGCCGGCCTGGAGCAAGCCCCGGCCGCGGCCTCGTCCGGCGCCCGGGGCGGATAGCGGCCTGCCTGGCCGCTTCATCGCCGGCAGCCACGCCTGCGAGGCGGGCAGCCGCCGCTATAAACTGTACGTTCCGGCGCACCTGCCGGCCGGGCGCAGGCCGTTGATCGTCATGCTGCACGGCTGCACCCAGGATCCCGACGATTTTGCGACGGGCACCGGCATGAACGCGCTGGCCGAAGAAACCGGCTGCCTGGTGCTGTACCCCGAGCAGGATGGCCGCGCCAACCGTTCGCATTGCTGGAACTGGTTCGAGCCCGGCCACCAGGCGCGCGGTGCGGGCGAGCCGGGCATCCTCGCCGGCATGACGCGCCAGGTGATGAAGGACCATGACGCCGAGCCGTCGCAGGTGTTCGTGGCCGGGATGTCGGCCGGCGGCGCGATGGCTGCGGTGCTGGGCGCCGAATATCCCGAACTGTTCGCCGCGATCGGCGTGCATTCCGGCCTGCCGGCAGGGAGCGCGCGCGACATGATCTCGGGCCTGCAAGCCATGAAGAAGCCGGGTCGCGCGCGCAGCCTGCGCGAAGCGGTGCCGATCATCGTCTTCCATGGCGACGCCGACCATGTGGTCAATGCGGCCAATGGCGAGGCGGTCCTGAAGCAGTTCGTCGGCGCCCATGCCGGCCTGCGCGCGACGCCGCTGCATGCGAGTGAGGACGGGGCCAGCGCGGGCGGCCGCCGCAGCACGCGCCGCACCTGGCGCGACGAGGAAGGGCAAGTGATGGCCGAGCACTGGACCGTGCACGGCGCCGGCCACGCCTGGGCGGGCGGCAATCCGGCCGGTTCGCATACCGACGCACTCGGTCCAGACGCTTCGCGCGAGATGCTGCGCTTCTTCCTGAACCGGTAG
- the htpX gene encoding protease HtpX, which yields MKRVVLFLATNLAVVLVLTLVMNLFGLGRAVSAQGIDVTSLAVMSVVIGFTGAFISLLMSKPMAKWSTGARVIEQPANATEQWLVQTVRRLSERAGIGMPEVAVYDGEPNAFATGAFKNSALVAVSTGLLQSMNQDEVEAVLGHEVAHIANGDMVTLTLIQGVVNTFVVFLARVVGFFVDKVLFRKEGEGPGIGYYASVFVLEIVFGLLASIIVAWFSRQREFRADAGAAKLMGTPVPMQHALARLGGFAPGALPQSMAASGISGSGGGWGALFSTHPPMEQRIAALQQLR from the coding sequence ATGAAGCGTGTTGTCCTGTTCCTTGCCACCAACCTTGCCGTCGTGCTGGTGCTGACACTGGTCATGAACCTGTTCGGCCTGGGGCGCGCCGTGTCGGCGCAGGGGATCGACGTCACGTCGCTGGCGGTCATGTCGGTCGTCATCGGTTTCACGGGCGCCTTCATCTCGCTGTTGATGAGTAAGCCAATGGCCAAGTGGTCGACCGGCGCGCGCGTCATCGAGCAGCCGGCCAATGCAACCGAGCAGTGGCTGGTGCAGACCGTGCGCCGCCTGTCCGAGCGCGCCGGTATCGGCATGCCCGAAGTTGCTGTGTACGACGGCGAACCGAACGCCTTCGCCACCGGTGCCTTCAAGAATTCGGCGCTGGTCGCCGTCTCGACCGGCCTGCTGCAAAGCATGAATCAGGATGAGGTCGAAGCCGTCCTCGGCCACGAAGTGGCGCACATCGCCAACGGCGACATGGTCACCCTGACCCTGATCCAGGGCGTGGTGAATACCTTCGTCGTGTTCCTGGCGCGCGTGGTCGGCTTCTTCGTCGACAAGGTCCTGTTCCGCAAGGAGGGCGAGGGCCCCGGCATCGGCTATTACGCGAGCGTGTTCGTGCTCGAGATCGTGTTCGGCCTGCTGGCATCGATCATCGTCGCCTGGTTCTCGCGCCAGCGCGAATTCCGCGCCGACGCCGGCGCCGCGAAACTGATGGGCACTCCGGTGCCGATGCAGCACGCGCTCGCCCGCCTGGGCGGTTTCGCGCCGGGCGCGCTGCCACAGTCGATGGCCGCGTCGGGCATTTCCGGTAGCGGCGGCGGCTGGGGCGCGCTGTTCTCGACCCACCCGCCGATGGAACAACGGATCGCTGCGCTCCAGCAATTGCGATAA
- a CDS encoding L-threonylcarbamoyladenylate synthase, whose protein sequence is MGQYFQIHPDNPQARLIKQAAQIVSSGGIVALPTDSAYALVCRLDDKSAVDRLRRIRGVDDKHHLTLMVRDLSEVAQYARVDNAQYRLLKATMPGPYTVILEATRELPRRLSHPSRKTIGLRVPENKITLALLEELGEPLIGTTLQLPGDDHMLSDPDEVRERLEKQIELIVDGGAGMLEATTVIDLTGPEPELVREGRGDPAAFGL, encoded by the coding sequence ATGGGCCAATATTTCCAGATCCACCCTGACAACCCCCAGGCCCGCCTGATCAAGCAGGCGGCGCAGATCGTCAGCAGCGGCGGCATCGTCGCGCTGCCGACCGATTCCGCCTATGCGCTGGTGTGCCGCCTGGACGACAAGTCCGCGGTCGACCGGCTGCGCCGCATCCGCGGCGTCGACGACAAGCACCACCTGACCCTGATGGTGCGCGACCTGTCCGAGGTGGCGCAGTATGCGCGCGTCGACAATGCGCAATACCGCCTGCTCAAGGCCACCATGCCGGGCCCGTACACGGTGATCCTGGAAGCGACGCGCGAACTGCCGCGCCGCCTGTCGCACCCGTCGCGCAAGACCATCGGCCTGCGCGTGCCCGAAAACAAGATTACGCTGGCGCTGCTCGAAGAACTGGGCGAGCCCCTGATCGGCACCACCCTGCAACTGCCGGGCGACGACCATATGCTGTCCGACCCCGACGAAGTGCGCGAGCGCCTGGAAAAGCAGATCGAGCTGATCGTCGACGGCGGCGCCGGCATGCTGGAGGCGACCACGGTGATCGACTTGACCGGCCCCGAACCGGAGCTGGTGCGCGAGGGCAGGGGCGACCCCGCTGCATTCGGCCTGTAA
- a CDS encoding site-2 protease family protein codes for MDETIRNIAVYALPVLFAITLHEAAHAYAAKYFGDNTAYSQGRMSLNPLVHVDIWGTIVIPIMMYLFTPFVFGYAKPVPVEFGRLRNPKRDMAWVALAGPIANLIMAALWLLFAALLVFFGVSEAFPRKMAEAGIVTNLLIMAFNLLPIPPLDGGRVMTSMLPNTLAWKFARIEPYGFFIVLGLVFLQLVGYWVVPVMQLGRWIVDLMVLPFTFILF; via the coding sequence ATGGATGAAACGATACGCAACATCGCCGTCTACGCGCTGCCCGTCCTTTTTGCGATTACCCTGCACGAAGCCGCCCACGCCTACGCTGCCAAATATTTCGGTGACAACACCGCCTATTCCCAGGGCCGCATGAGCCTGAACCCGCTGGTGCACGTCGACATCTGGGGCACCATCGTGATTCCGATCATGATGTACCTGTTCACGCCCTTCGTGTTCGGCTACGCCAAGCCGGTGCCGGTCGAGTTCGGCCGCCTGCGCAATCCGAAGCGCGACATGGCCTGGGTGGCGCTGGCCGGCCCGATCGCCAACCTGATCATGGCGGCATTGTGGCTGCTGTTCGCGGCGCTGCTGGTGTTCTTCGGCGTCAGCGAGGCCTTCCCGCGCAAGATGGCCGAGGCCGGCATCGTCACGAACCTGTTGATCATGGCCTTCAACCTGTTGCCGATCCCGCCGCTCGACGGCGGCCGGGTGATGACCAGCATGCTCCCCAATACCCTGGCCTGGAAGTTCGCGCGCATCGAGCCGTACGGCTTCTTCATCGTGCTGGGCCTGGTGTTCCTGCAACTGGTCGGCTACTGGGTGGTGCCGGTCATGCAGCTGGGCCGCTGGATCGTGGACCTGATGGTCTTGCCGTTCACCTTCATCCTGTTCTGA
- a CDS encoding class I SAM-dependent methyltransferase produces the protein MMYDRPPVDLQHLPPSPWVARFAPLAPGGEALDLACGNGRHTHLLAARGLHVLALDRKPEALAASAGENVTTMEYDLEAEGAPWPFAAGRFAAIVVTNYLHRPLFAALAASLRPDGILIYETFAQGNQVYGKPSNPAFLLAPGELLGLARDGGLQVLAYEDGHVERPHPAQVQRLCAAGPAFVKTEAQLDHIVVRNEP, from the coding sequence ATGATGTACGACCGGCCGCCTGTCGACCTGCAACACCTGCCGCCATCGCCCTGGGTGGCGCGCTTCGCGCCGCTGGCGCCAGGCGGCGAGGCGCTGGACCTGGCCTGCGGCAACGGCCGCCACACGCACCTGCTGGCGGCGCGCGGCCTGCACGTGCTGGCGCTGGACCGCAAGCCCGAGGCGCTGGCTGCCAGCGCTGGCGAGAACGTGACCACGATGGAATACGACCTGGAGGCCGAGGGCGCGCCCTGGCCATTCGCGGCCGGGCGTTTCGCCGCGATCGTGGTCACCAACTACCTGCACCGGCCCCTGTTTGCCGCGCTGGCGGCGAGCCTGCGCCCGGACGGGATCCTGATCTATGAAACCTTCGCGCAGGGGAACCAGGTGTACGGAAAACCGTCCAATCCTGCCTTCCTGCTGGCGCCCGGCGAGCTGCTGGGGCTGGCGCGCGATGGTGGCCTGCAGGTGCTGGCCTATGAAGACGGCCATGTGGAACGGCCGCATCCGGCCCAGGTGCAGCGCCTGTGCGCGGCCGGCCCCGCATTTGTCAAAACCGAGGCGCAGCTCGACCATATTGTGGTCAGGAATGAACCATAG
- the dapA gene encoding 4-hydroxy-tetrahydrodipicolinate synthase yields the protein MIKGSIVAIVTPMFEDGSLDRDSLRKLLDWHIAEGTDGIVIVGTTGESATVSPEEHCELVKLAVDHIAGRIPVIAGTGGNSTAEAIALTRHAKEVGADASLQVVPYYNRPTQEGMYRHFRTIAEAVDLPIILYNVPGRTVADMANETVARLAPIDNIVGIKDATGNIGRGIELLKMVDKSFAVYSGDDPTAMALMFCGGAGNISVTANVAPRAMRELCAAAMAGDIARAVEINNRVLGLHGKLFVEPNPVPVKWALAEMGKMPAGLRLPLAPLSASFHETVRTALVEAGVHS from the coding sequence ATGATTAAGGGCAGTATCGTTGCAATCGTCACCCCGATGTTCGAAGACGGCAGTCTTGACCGCGATTCCCTGCGCAAGCTGCTCGACTGGCACATCGCGGAAGGCACGGACGGGATCGTTATCGTTGGCACGACGGGCGAATCCGCCACCGTGTCACCAGAGGAACATTGCGAACTCGTCAAGCTGGCCGTCGACCACATCGCCGGCCGCATCCCGGTCATCGCCGGTACCGGCGGCAACTCGACCGCCGAAGCGATCGCGCTGACCCGTCACGCGAAGGAAGTCGGCGCCGACGCCTCGTTGCAGGTCGTTCCCTATTACAACCGTCCGACGCAAGAAGGCATGTACCGCCACTTCCGCACCATCGCGGAAGCCGTCGACCTGCCGATCATCCTGTACAACGTGCCCGGCCGCACCGTGGCCGACATGGCCAACGAGACCGTCGCGCGCCTGGCGCCTATCGACAATATCGTGGGCATCAAGGACGCCACCGGCAATATCGGACGCGGCATCGAACTGCTCAAGATGGTCGACAAATCGTTCGCCGTCTATTCGGGCGACGATCCGACCGCGATGGCCCTGATGTTCTGCGGCGGCGCCGGCAATATCTCGGTGACGGCCAACGTCGCCCCGCGCGCCATGCGCGAGCTGTGCGCGGCCGCGATGGCCGGCGACATCGCCCGTGCGGTCGAGATCAACAACCGCGTGCTGGGCCTGCACGGCAAGCTGTTCGTCGAACCGAACCCGGTGCCGGTGAAATGGGCGCTGGCCGAGATGGGCAAGATGCCGGCCGGACTGCGCCTGCCGCTCGCGCCGCTGTCCGCTTCCTTCCACGAAACCGTGCGCACCGCCCTGGTGGAAGCCGGCGTTCATTCCTAA
- the bamC gene encoding outer membrane protein assembly factor BamC — protein sequence MTNSKNSGFNSSAPAAVRVLTLTAIAFSLAACTTIFEGDKVDYKGAKKAAPLDVPPDLTKLQRDNRYAIPDGRGVATASGQAAAAAGGGGFVPGMAASNQQIGPISTDAISVQRNGDQRWLVVKQTPEQLWPQLRQFWEEQGFAIETESVTTGTMETAWVEDRSKIPQDFLRNAIGRVFDRLYSTGERDKFRTRLERLPDGSTEIWVSHRGAEEVLTGSQNDSTTWTTRANDPGLEAQYLSRIVAMLTGTKEVAGAEATVANAPLAPQHAKLVGDTVEVDEGFDRAWRRVGLALDRVGFTVEDRDRVQGVYFVRYVDPDLAENKDGFFKRLFSWGGKSEDELKEAQRYRVLVKTEQGANVSKVTVQNNEGQADTSPTATKILNLLHTELK from the coding sequence ATGACTAATAGCAAGAATTCGGGCTTCAATTCTTCGGCTCCCGCCGCCGTGCGCGTGCTGACACTGACCGCGATCGCGTTCAGCCTGGCGGCCTGCACCACTATCTTCGAAGGCGACAAGGTCGACTACAAGGGGGCCAAGAAAGCGGCGCCGCTGGACGTGCCGCCCGACCTGACCAAGCTGCAGCGCGACAACCGCTATGCGATCCCCGACGGCCGTGGCGTCGCCACCGCTTCCGGCCAGGCGGCCGCGGCGGCCGGCGGCGGCGGCTTCGTGCCCGGCATGGCCGCGAGCAACCAGCAGATCGGCCCGATCTCGACCGACGCCATCAGCGTGCAGCGCAATGGCGACCAGCGCTGGCTGGTGGTCAAGCAGACCCCTGAACAACTGTGGCCGCAACTGCGCCAGTTCTGGGAAGAGCAGGGCTTCGCCATCGAGACCGAGTCGGTCACTACCGGCACCATGGAAACCGCGTGGGTCGAAGACCGTTCGAAGATCCCGCAAGACTTCCTGCGCAATGCCATCGGCCGCGTGTTCGACCGCCTCTATTCGACCGGCGAACGCGACAAGTTCCGCACCCGCCTCGAGCGCCTGCCGGACGGCTCGACCGAAATCTGGGTCAGCCACCGCGGCGCCGAGGAAGTGCTGACCGGCTCGCAGAACGACTCCACCACCTGGACCACCCGCGCCAACGATCCTGGCCTGGAAGCGCAGTACCTGAGCCGCATCGTGGCAATGCTGACCGGCACCAAGGAAGTGGCGGGGGCCGAAGCGACTGTCGCCAACGCGCCGCTGGCGCCGCAGCACGCCAAGCTGGTGGGCGACACTGTGGAAGTCGACGAAGGCTTCGACCGCGCCTGGCGCCGCGTCGGCCTGGCGCTGGACCGCGTCGGCTTCACCGTCGAAGACCGCGACCGCGTGCAGGGCGTTTATTTCGTGCGCTATGTCGATCCGGACCTGGCCGAGAACAAGGATGGCTTCTTCAAGCGCCTGTTCTCGTGGGGCGGCAAGTCGGAAGACGAGCTCAAGGAAGCCCAGCGCTACCGCGTGCTGGTCAAGACCGAGCAGGGCGCCAACGTCAGCAAAGTCACGGTGCAGAACAACGAAGGCCAGGCGGATACCTCGCCGACCGCGACCAAGATCCTGAATCTGCTGCATACCGAGCTGAAGTAA